Proteins from a genomic interval of Acanthopagrus latus isolate v.2019 chromosome 7, fAcaLat1.1, whole genome shotgun sequence:
- the her9 gene encoding hairy-related 9 isoform X2 encodes MPADTMEKQTASPIAGAPANGSHTPDKPKNASEHRKSSKPIMEKRRRARINESLGQLKTLILDALKKDSSRHSKLEKADILEMTVKHLRNLQRVQMSALSADATVLSKYRAGFNECMNEVTRFLSTSEGVNTEVRSRLLNHLSSCMGQMMSMNYPQQAASQQAHLAQPLHVQLPSTLPISGAAMSSKLSPAEAVSPKVFGGFQLVPATDGQFAFLIPNPAFASATAPVIPLYANAGVPVALNASPVHGSSAPTAASPVHGMTSFSGGPQAVSPVGVSTGSEGSEPVWRPW; translated from the exons ATGCCAGCTGACACTATGGAAAAGCAGACGGCTTCTCCCATCGCCGGAGCCCCTGCGAACGGATCACACACACCGGACAAACCGAAAAATGCAAGCGAGCATAGAAAA TCATCCAAACCGATCATGGAGAAACGCCGGAGAGCAAGAATCAACGAAAGTCTCGGGCAGCTCAAGACTCTCATCCTGGACGCACTTAAAAAAGAT AGCTCCAGACACTCCAAGCTTGAGAAAGCGGACATCCTGGAGATGACGGTGAAGCACTTGAGGAACCTGCAGCGCGTCCAGATGAGCG CGCTCTCAGCGGACGCCACCGTCCTCAGCAAATACAGAGCAGGATTCAACGAGTGCATGAACGAGGTCACCCGCTTCCTGTCCACCTCAGAGGGGGTGAACACGGAGGTGAGGTCCCGGCTCCTCAACCACCTGTCCAGCTGCATGGGCCAGATGATGTCCATGAACTACCCACAGCAGGCCGCGTCCCAGCAGGCTCACCTGGCGCAGCCTCTCCACGTGCAGCTGCCATCCACCCTTCCCATCAGCGGCGCCGCGATGAGCTCCAAACTCAGCCCGGCCGAGGCCGTCTCCCCGAAGGTCTTTGGAGGCTTCCAGCTGGTGCCCGCAACGGATGGACAGTTCGCTTTTTTGATCCCAAACCCGGCCTTTGCCTCCGCCACAGCCCCCGTCATCCCCCTTTACGCAAACGCAGGAGTGCCCGTTGCGCTCAACGCCAGTCCCGTGCACGGCAGCTCGGCGCCCACTGCAGCATCTCCGGTCCACGGCATGACGTCCTTCTCCGGGGGACCTCAAGCGGTCAGCCCGGTCGGGGTCAGCACCGGCTCGGAGGGCAGCGAGCCTGTGTGGCGGCCTTGGTAG
- the her9 gene encoding hairy-related 9 isoform X1 — translation MPADTMEKQTASPIAGAPANGSHTPDKPKNASEHRKSSKPIMEKRRRARINESLGQLKTLILDALKKDSSRHSKLEKADILEMTVKHLRNLQRVQMSAALSADATVLSKYRAGFNECMNEVTRFLSTSEGVNTEVRSRLLNHLSSCMGQMMSMNYPQQAASQQAHLAQPLHVQLPSTLPISGAAMSSKLSPAEAVSPKVFGGFQLVPATDGQFAFLIPNPAFASATAPVIPLYANAGVPVALNASPVHGSSAPTAASPVHGMTSFSGGPQAVSPVGVSTGSEGSEPVWRPW, via the exons ATGCCAGCTGACACTATGGAAAAGCAGACGGCTTCTCCCATCGCCGGAGCCCCTGCGAACGGATCACACACACCGGACAAACCGAAAAATGCAAGCGAGCATAGAAAA TCATCCAAACCGATCATGGAGAAACGCCGGAGAGCAAGAATCAACGAAAGTCTCGGGCAGCTCAAGACTCTCATCCTGGACGCACTTAAAAAAGAT AGCTCCAGACACTCCAAGCTTGAGAAAGCGGACATCCTGGAGATGACGGTGAAGCACTTGAGGAACCTGCAGCGCGTCCAGATGAGCG cAGCGCTCTCAGCGGACGCCACCGTCCTCAGCAAATACAGAGCAGGATTCAACGAGTGCATGAACGAGGTCACCCGCTTCCTGTCCACCTCAGAGGGGGTGAACACGGAGGTGAGGTCCCGGCTCCTCAACCACCTGTCCAGCTGCATGGGCCAGATGATGTCCATGAACTACCCACAGCAGGCCGCGTCCCAGCAGGCTCACCTGGCGCAGCCTCTCCACGTGCAGCTGCCATCCACCCTTCCCATCAGCGGCGCCGCGATGAGCTCCAAACTCAGCCCGGCCGAGGCCGTCTCCCCGAAGGTCTTTGGAGGCTTCCAGCTGGTGCCCGCAACGGATGGACAGTTCGCTTTTTTGATCCCAAACCCGGCCTTTGCCTCCGCCACAGCCCCCGTCATCCCCCTTTACGCAAACGCAGGAGTGCCCGTTGCGCTCAACGCCAGTCCCGTGCACGGCAGCTCGGCGCCCACTGCAGCATCTCCGGTCCACGGCATGACGTCCTTCTCCGGGGGACCTCAAGCGGTCAGCCCGGTCGGGGTCAGCACCGGCTCGGAGGGCAGCGAGCCTGTGTGGCGGCCTTGGTAG